The Panicum hallii strain FIL2 chromosome 9, PHallii_v3.1, whole genome shotgun sequence genome has a window encoding:
- the LOC112873671 gene encoding uncharacterized protein LOC112873671, which yields MYPLGYLEVAHVQYYDADLKSFPVVNTDQGYGHHWPSCKKGNPEDIAALLAVRGPPKKKRKTTKASTEESIVLFDGEAPASSMTFPPSQSVQPTTKKKIRKGTLDSGDSIR from the exons ATGTATCCACTAGGTTATCTAGAAGTAGCACATGTTCAGTACTACGATGCAGATTTGAAAAGCTTTCCAGTAGTTAATACCGACCAAGGTTATGGGCATCACTGGCCAAGTTGCAAGAAGGGCAACCCAGAGGATATTGCAGCTCTGCTGGCTGTGAG AGGACCaccaaagaagaagagaaagactaCCAAGGCATCAACTGAGGAAAGCATAGTACTTTTTGACGGTGAAGCACCAGCATCCTCTATGACTTTTCCACCAAG CCAAAGTGTGCAACCTACAACTAAGAAGAAAATTAGAAAAGGCACATTAGATTCTGGAGACTCGATCAG GTAG
- the LOC112876684 gene encoding protein SHORT-ROOT 2-like has translation MDTLFRLVSLHQHHHHHPQAPPAPSSPDQHHHHHHHQSPYSSRSTSRSTTSTGSRSSPASHHTHTHHYYPHSHSHYNNSSNSSGSYYYYYDPAAGAGGGGGGYYYDHHQPAPYQEECGNDHGFYMDEDFSSSSSSRHFHHQPSSAAPPAAPANPPPASSPAPTPPQPPPAQSSAGGHGGLFEAADFSFPQVDIDLDFSSPASSSGAAGGSGTAAASASSGGGGAGRWAAQLLLECARAVAARDSQRVQQLMWMLNELASPYGDVDQKLASYFLQGLFARLTTSGPRTLRTLAAASDRNASFESTRRTALKFQELSPWTSFGHVAANGAILESFLEAAAGASSSSSSSSSQPPRLHILDLSNTFCTQWPTLLEALATRSSDDTPHLSITTVVPTAAPSAAAQRVMREIAQRLEKFARLMGVPFSFRTVHHAGDLAELDLDGLDLREGGATTALAINCVNALRGVAPGGARRRDAFVASLRRLEPRVVTVVEEDADLVASESDASSEEANTDAAFMKVFTEGLRFFSAYMDSLEESFPKTSNERLALERAAGRAIVDLVSCPASESAERRETGASWARRMRSAGFSPVAFSDDVADDVRSLLRRYREGWTLQEPGTDDSAAAGVFLAWKEQPVVWTSAWRP, from the coding sequence ATGGATACGCTGTTCCGGTTGGTTAgcctccaccagcaccaccaccaccacccacaggcgccccccgcgccctcctcgccggaccagcaccaccaccaccaccaccaccagtcCCCCTACAGCTCCCGCTCCACGTCCCGCAGCACCACCTCCACCGGCTCCCGCTCCTCCCCCGCCTCccaccacacccacacccaccACTACTACCCCCACTCCCACTCCCACTACAACaatagcagcaacagcagcggcagctactactactactacgaccccgctgccggcgccggaggaggcggcggcggctactaCTACGACCACCACCAGCCGGCGCCGTACCAAGAAGAATGCGGCAACGACCACGGCTTCTACATGGATGaagacttctcctcctcctcctcgtcccgCCACTTCCACCACCAGCCGTCGTCGGCCGCCccgccggcggcgcccgcgAACCCGCCGCCCGCGTCGTCCccggcgcccacgccgccgcagcccccgCCCGCGCAGTCGTCCGCGGGGGGGCATGGCGGGCTGTTCGAGGCCGCGGACTTCTCGTTCCCGCAGGTGGACATCGACCTCGACTTCAGCTCCCCCGCGTCATCCtccggcgcggccggcgggagCGGGACAGCCGCCGCTTCGGCGTCGTCggggggaggcggcgccgggaggTGGGCCGCGCAGCTGCTGCTGGAGTGCGCGCGCGCCGTGGCCGCGCGCGACAGCCAGCGCGTGCAGCAGCTCATGTGGATGCTCAACGAGCTGGCCTCGCCGTACGGGGACGTGGACCAGAAGCTGGCGTCCTACTTCCTCCAGGGCCTCTTCGCGCGCCTCACCACCTCCGGCCCGCGCACGCTGCGCACGCTCGCCGCCGCGTCCGATCGGAACGCGTCGTTCGAGTCCACGCGCCGCACGGCGCTCAAGTTTCAGGAGCTAAGCCCGTGGACGTCGTTCGGGCACGTTGCCGCCAACGGCGCCATCCTCGAGTCGTtcctggaggcggcggcgggcgcgtcgTCAtcatcctcgtcgtcgtcgtcgcagcCGCCGCGGCTGCACATCCTGGACCTCAGCAACACCTTCTGCACGCAGTGGCCGACCCTGCTCGAAGCGCTGGCCACGCGGTCGTCGGACGACACGCCGCACCTGTCCATCACCACCGTCGTGcccaccgccgcgccgtccgcggCCGCGCAGCGCGTGATGCGGGAGATCGCGCAGCGCCTCGAGAAGTTCGCGCGCCTCATGGGCGTGCCGTTCAGCTTCCGCACCGTGCACCACGCGGGGGACCTCGCCGAGCTCGACCTCGACGGCCTCGACCTCCGCGAGGGCGGCGCCACGACCGCGCTCGCGATCAACTGCGTCAACGCGCTGCGCGGGGTCGcgccgggcggcgcgcggcggcgcgacgCGTTCGTCGCCTCGCTCCGCCGGCTCGAGCCGCGCGTGGTCACCGTCGTCGAGGAGGACGCCGACCTCGTCGCGTCCGAGTCGGACGCGTCGTCGGAGGAAGCCAACACGGACGCCGCGTTCATGAAGGTGTTCACCGAGGGCCTCCGCTTCTTCTCCGCGTACATGGACTCCCTCGAAGAGAGCTTCCCGAAGACCAGCAACGAGAGGCTTGCGCTGGAGAGGGCAGCCGGGCGCGCCATCGTCGACCTCGTGTCCTGCCCGGCGTCGGAGTCTGCCGAGAGGCGCGAGACGGGGGCGTCGTGGGCGCGGCGCATGCGGTCTGCCGGCTTCTCCCCGGTGGCGTTCAGCGACGACGTCGCCGACGACGTGAGGTCGTTGCTGCGGCGATACCGGGAGGGATGGACCTTGCAGGAGCCAGGCACGGACGACAGCGCGGCGGCTGGGGTGTTCCTCGCGTGGAAGGAGCAGCCCGTCGTCTGGACAAGCGCGTGGAGGCCATGA